From Halobacillus sp. Marseille-Q1614, the proteins below share one genomic window:
- a CDS encoding SagB family peptide dehydrogenase, with protein sequence MDLDLFLHHLHFQSDRVIPPGWEADWEDAPLPFKIYRDLPEAPLAHDLPLSLQDQSLTSRLDVEEMSYFLWYVFGITQFSQTALPPMEDGKSVETIHSFRRFVPSGGALYPNELYIYLKIEELPDGIYHYDVAHHRVLLLREGNFDAYLTNALGSRCEMSDCFGAAIITTMFWKNFFKYNNFSYRLQGLDAGALIGQLLMVGKSFGFSSKVHFQFLDQAINHLLGLNDQEESTYAVIPISEHKGLTKPEGKFREIAASALCEEIPEISTRHYQRSERVLEYPEILKMNQHSMLATPGEFRQLNKNKEKKDNIQRFILPEVKRLNYDLAHVSRSRYSPGMDFIEKGINLMQLASLLKETVDSKAFDNDLDRGKGQTPRISVYGCFHNVEGLPDGAYLYDDTSHSLIQIKKGDFRMALQAGMTLDNVNLHQVPMCLHIVGERNHYKTELGYRGYRVQHMEAGMLLQRLLLTASALGMNGHPLLGFDVNGCDQIYELENLDQTTLLQIPVGFYHPRSWLIGNIHG encoded by the coding sequence ATGGATCTTGACTTGTTCTTACACCATTTACATTTTCAAAGTGACCGGGTGATCCCGCCGGGCTGGGAAGCAGATTGGGAAGATGCTCCCCTTCCCTTTAAAATCTACCGCGATTTGCCGGAGGCTCCCCTGGCCCACGATCTTCCGCTTTCTTTGCAAGACCAGTCCTTGACCTCAAGGCTTGATGTAGAGGAAATGAGTTATTTTCTCTGGTACGTATTTGGAATCACTCAATTTAGCCAGACGGCACTCCCTCCCATGGAGGACGGAAAATCAGTCGAGACCATTCATTCATTCCGCCGGTTCGTGCCATCGGGGGGAGCCTTATACCCCAATGAATTGTATATATATCTTAAAATAGAAGAACTGCCGGACGGGATCTATCATTATGATGTCGCTCACCACCGTGTTTTATTGCTGCGAGAAGGGAATTTTGATGCTTATTTGACGAACGCTCTTGGAAGCCGCTGTGAGATGTCGGACTGTTTTGGGGCTGCGATCATTACAACGATGTTTTGGAAGAACTTTTTTAAATACAACAACTTTTCCTACCGCCTGCAAGGACTGGATGCGGGCGCACTCATCGGTCAGCTGCTTATGGTTGGCAAAAGTTTCGGTTTTTCATCAAAGGTTCATTTTCAATTTCTTGATCAAGCCATCAATCACTTGCTCGGGCTAAATGATCAGGAGGAAAGCACCTATGCGGTCATTCCTATATCAGAACATAAAGGATTAACCAAACCTGAGGGGAAGTTTAGAGAAATAGCTGCATCCGCATTGTGTGAAGAAATCCCGGAAATCAGCACCCGCCACTACCAGAGGTCAGAAAGAGTCCTTGAATATCCTGAAATATTGAAAATGAATCAACACTCGATGTTGGCCACGCCTGGGGAATTCCGGCAATTGAATAAAAACAAAGAGAAGAAGGACAACATTCAAAGGTTCATTTTGCCGGAAGTGAAGAGGTTAAACTATGATTTAGCTCATGTTTCCCGGAGCCGGTATTCTCCAGGAATGGACTTCATAGAAAAAGGAATCAATCTGATGCAGCTCGCTTCGCTTCTAAAGGAAACGGTGGATTCGAAGGCATTTGATAATGATCTGGATCGAGGAAAGGGGCAGACCCCCCGTATCTCGGTTTATGGGTGTTTTCATAATGTTGAAGGATTACCTGATGGAGCCTACCTGTATGACGACACCTCTCATTCCTTAATACAAATAAAAAAGGGAGATTTTCGCATGGCCCTGCAGGCAGGGATGACACTCGATAACGTTAATCTGCACCAGGTGCCGATGTGCCTTCATATCGTGGGAGAACGGAATCACTACAAAACAGAGCTTGGGTACAGAGGATACCGAGTGCAGCACATGGAAGCGGGCATGCTCCTTCAGCGATTATTGTTAACGGCCAGCGCGCTTGGGATGAACGGTCATCCTTTACTGGGATTTGATGTGAATGGATGTGATCAAATTTATGAACTGGAAAATTTAGATCAAACGACTCTCCTTCAAATTCCTGTCGGTTTCTACCATCCTAGAAGCTGGTTAATTGGGAATATTCATGGCTAG
- a CDS encoding sugar diacid recognition domain-containing protein — translation MELTEQLGREIISRLSKYIDVPINLMNARGKIVASTDPERVGQLHGGARAVIEAKNAQIITEKDVDHFSNAKSGVNLPIFHRGELAGVVGLTGNPDHVMQAARMTQGSVEITLEQMHMQKQAFFLERQWNQWLQQLLHPVKVNLEELEREAKYTLQVDVHKQWQVVIYQSQNAFELADKIRPLLENYDPLFILPYQENTVVVPLPFEGERLLIPNLEGVYIGAGQPGYSIEGIRQSCKQAREAIELAGEKGKVIESESIKTERLLYHLDPDVFREVTDPYVQRLQKLDPSYLETLEHFFENDLKMNQTAEVLHIHRNTLIYRLDQLSKKVGLDPRVFNEAILLKSILTKR, via the coding sequence ATGGAACTGACTGAGCAATTAGGGCGGGAAATTATCTCGCGCTTATCCAAATACATAGATGTGCCGATCAACCTCATGAACGCCCGCGGAAAAATTGTCGCAAGCACTGATCCAGAGCGCGTCGGTCAGCTGCATGGCGGGGCGCGTGCCGTCATCGAAGCTAAGAATGCGCAAATCATTACAGAGAAAGACGTTGATCATTTTTCTAATGCGAAATCAGGAGTCAACTTACCGATCTTCCACCGCGGGGAGCTGGCAGGAGTCGTCGGTCTGACCGGAAACCCCGATCACGTCATGCAGGCCGCACGAATGACGCAAGGCTCTGTAGAGATCACGCTTGAGCAAATGCATATGCAGAAGCAAGCTTTTTTCCTGGAGCGGCAGTGGAACCAGTGGCTGCAGCAGCTGCTTCATCCGGTCAAAGTCAACCTTGAGGAATTAGAGCGGGAAGCGAAGTATACCCTCCAAGTAGATGTGCACAAACAGTGGCAGGTGGTCATTTATCAATCACAGAACGCTTTTGAACTGGCTGATAAAATCCGCCCTCTCCTGGAAAACTATGACCCTCTCTTCATTTTGCCTTACCAGGAAAACACGGTCGTCGTTCCCCTTCCCTTTGAGGGTGAGCGTCTGTTAATCCCTAACCTTGAAGGTGTGTACATCGGGGCTGGACAGCCTGGATATTCAATCGAAGGCATCCGACAGTCCTGCAAGCAGGCGCGTGAAGCAATTGAACTTGCCGGAGAAAAAGGGAAAGTTATAGAAAGCGAGTCGATTAAAACCGAGCGGCTCCTTTATCATTTGGATCCGGACGTTTTTCGTGAAGTTACTGATCCCTACGTCCAGCGTCTTCAAAAGCTCGATCCGTCCTATCTAGAGACGCTGGAGCACTTTTTCGAGAATGACTTAAAGATGAACCAAACCGCAGAGGTTCTGCACATTCATCGAAATACATTGATTTACCGTTTGGATCAGCTGAGTAAAAAAGTGGGTCTTGATCCGAGAGTTTTTAATGAAGCGATTCTATTGAAAAGTATTTTAACGAAGAGATAG
- a CDS encoding FMN-dependent NADH-azoreductase translates to MNVLVIKANNRPDGISTKMYETFLENIKGNEEINVSTYDVFEEDTPYFGQELFSALGKQHEGVALTDVEQRLLDAKQKAKDAVSAADVIVVAFPLWNFTIPAKLQTFIDYLAEAGFSFKYTEDGLKPLMDDKRVILLNARGGVYSDPSMAPMEMSLNYMRNVFGGLFGMQVKDEVVIEGHNAQPDKAEEIVQQGLEKVAESAKNLSYQNA, encoded by the coding sequence ATGAACGTATTAGTAATAAAAGCGAACAACCGTCCTGATGGAATCTCTACAAAAATGTACGAGACGTTTCTTGAGAATATAAAAGGCAATGAAGAAATCAACGTAAGCACGTATGACGTATTCGAGGAAGACACTCCTTATTTTGGCCAGGAGCTATTCAGCGCATTAGGCAAGCAGCACGAAGGTGTTGCCTTAACAGACGTAGAGCAGCGTCTGCTGGATGCCAAGCAAAAAGCGAAAGATGCCGTAAGTGCCGCTGACGTCATTGTCGTTGCCTTCCCGCTTTGGAACTTCACCATTCCGGCGAAGCTGCAGACATTCATTGATTATCTTGCAGAAGCCGGCTTTAGCTTCAAATATACAGAAGACGGCCTGAAGCCGCTTATGGATGACAAACGCGTCATTCTATTGAACGCGCGCGGCGGTGTTTACTCTGATCCATCCATGGCGCCAATGGAAATGTCCCTAAACTATATGCGCAATGTATTCGGCGGACTGTTCGGTATGCAGGTTAAAGATGAAGTGGTCATCGAAGGCCATAACGCACAGCCGGACAAAGCAGAAGAAATCGTTCAGCAAGGTCTTGAAAAAGTAGCGGAATCTGCTAAAAACCTTTCTTACCAAAACGCTTAA